ccgttctcctgtttaccgccaagtattgtccgcagcaccttacgctcaaacactccgagagctctccgatcagcctcctttaacgtccatgtctcatggccgtataaagccaccggaagaatcagagtagtattcagcgcgagttttgttttcgtatgcagactacgggacttaagctggttacgaagtccgtaataagccctatttgcagctgcaatacgcctttccacctcgcgggtaacatcattatcgcacgtcactaatgttccaagatacacaaattcttctaccacttcaaatttttcaccatccagcactatttcgctaccaccaccactaatgaacccacgttgattgccagcgaccatgtacttcgttttgctggtattgatcgtgagtccaatcctcgctgtctccctcttaaaaggcgcaaaagcctcttccacggcacggcgatcaataatatcgatatcgtccgcaaatcccaggagcacatgcgattttgtgataatggtaccgcttctttgcacaccagctctcctaatcgcccCCTCGAGCgttatattgaacagtaggttcgagagtgcatcaccctgctttaatccatctaaggtaccaaatgacgtcgatatttcatccgcgacccttacacttgatttcgatccgtccaacgttatacgaatcagccgtatcagtttcgccggaaaaccatgttcaagcataatttgccataattcattccgtttcactgaatcgtacgccgccttgaaatcaataaacagatgatgttgctgcaagttgtactcccggaatttatcaaggatttgtctcagggtcaacatttgatccgtcgttgatcagccctcacgaaaacctgcttggtattcgccgacgaaggactcttcaagcggtctcaatctgttgaacagaatacgggacataattttgtacgccgaattaaggagggttattcctcggtaattggcgcactccagtctgtgccctttcttaaagagagggcaaatgaggccgtccaaccagctagcaggcatttcctcgtcttcccatatttttgacataatatggtgcagaacttcataaagctgctcactgccatgtttgagaagttcagccgggagctggtccttccccgcagccttattgtttttcagttctttgacagcttttttaacctcatctagtgtaggtgactccacagcttgtccatcgtcgctaatatttattctgaccccttctttaatagcgtttaaagttcatgtatAATTTCATCAGCTtaattgctttcttgtatttttatatggaaattttcttatttttttattgctctttattgattattttgtggaacatttttaattttttattgaaaaaaaaaaatattttgtggagaaatttgtaattgtttattgctaatattgatttatttatggacattttgtgtttttttcgttgaacatttttatttctttatggaaaattcttcttttataattgctattgttttgtggaaattttttaattgtttatggaaattttgttttatttgtggaaattttatctttatttattgctcataccatgatttcttttttggaaattttctattttttatgggaattttctaatttttttagggaaggATTTATTTTAGTCCTATGACTACCAAGCTTGTCTTTTGAGAACCCAGCAGCTATGGACAGAATATCAAAAGAAGGTGTTGGGAATTTGGTTTTCTGGTTTCACTTTCGAGGTATCTAACTATACAACACGCGTTATAAGTAAAACTATCTGCTTTATTCGGTACTTGTCGATATATTTAACCGGTGACGAAAGGTACAATAATTATTAGACTGCGACATGCAACCAACTGACTACGACGATTGGTTCTTCGATACTAACTCTTTACTCTTCTCTATAGATCTACATGGTATGCCTACGTACTATAACATTGTCCCCGACTGCGAGCAAGGGAGATTTAAATTTAGAGAGATTGTAGGTACATTTGCAGTTGCCTATAATATTCACCACACTCTCCAGTGATCTACAAGCTGTGGCTACTATATCTGCTGCTAAAAGTATTATTGGCAATGGGTTGCGTTCATGGCTTTTCGTAATCGGCATCATTACCGGCCGCCTTGAAATGACTAGCAATTTCAACTTAAAGCTAACATTAAACAAACATCTAAATCAAACTCTGGCTAACTACAGACAAAACTATTCTAATAACATTATGTGTACATACATGATTGTAGATAACGACTCATTTTAACAATACAGTTTGTTCAATGGAATTGATCATAAAATAGTGCATGGAACTCGCACTATTTTATGATCAATTCCATTGAACTATAGTTTGCGATTTTGCTCCGTATCTTTGGAACTGTTGAAGTTGGTGTTGGTGGACTGTATGAAGCGTATGGACAATTCTTCTCCGTTAGAATCTTCTTCGATTGAGGCTCGGATGAGGCCTTCGGCTTAGTAGGTGCAGTATCATTACCCTCGAACGAGACGACATCCACCTCGGATGAGGTGAAGCAAATTCTGGAATCAGATGAAAGGCGCTTTTACTCAATAAAACATGCAATGTAACGATTTCTGGAGTGGTGGCTTGAGCCACCACGAGCGCACCTTGCGCCGATGACGATGCGTTGCACATGTACCACGTGAACGTTTTGATGGAACGTTGTTGATGTTGCTGTCTTCAAAGTCCTCGCGTGACATCCCTACTTAAGTGGTTGCCCGTGGGTGTGCTCGGCAGTATTGCGATGTCTTCAGTTCTTCCCGTCTTGCATGAATGAGTTGGTGCCACGTGAACCTATCAATGAGCAGAAGTGTTGCTTTCTCGAAGTACTTAGAATTGAATGGTAACGTAACTGTGCGTGGAGGTCCCTTGACCTCCACTGAATACTGGTCGCTCTACATCATAAAAATTCAGCAGCATGGAATGAAATTCGATGATTCAGGTCACAAGGCGAGTGGGTCGAACTGGGTTGACATCGGTACAGTAGCTACGTGGGCGGAAGACATCAAGCCAGGTATCATGGACGTAGAAGGTACGGACATTGGTGACATCGGAGAGATGGCGGTCAGCGACCGCCGAAGAACACGAACAGCTATGGAGTACAAACATTCCTTTGGCTTTTTTGATCATCAGTTTAAACAAAAATTACTTAACTGGTACGCGGAGGTCGTTTGACCTCCGCTGGCGCACCCTTGTGCACCCGCTGAACGAACGTCTATTGATCGTCTTGACTGTTTGTCAAGAGCGACTCGTTGTCCTGAATCGGCAGGACGCATATTTTACTTACGGCCCTAGTGTACAGACCGTCTTGGGTCCGCACTTTAACAACGCGTACGTTTCCATCATTTCCATGATGTATCTCGACGATTCGGCCAAGTGGCCACCGGAGTGGTGGCTGGTTTTCGTCCTTGAGCAACACCATCGTGTCGAccgcaagatttttcttctcGACTATCCATTTAGTGCGATTTTGTAAATCAGACAAATACGATGTGGACCATTTTCTCCAGATAATTTGCAAGTAGCACTGAACTCTTTGCCACCTCGACAAACTGCTTTCTTTCAGGTCCTTCAGTGATGGTTCGAGCACTGCAGTCATCGGTCGATGTATTAGGAAATGACCTGACGTAAGTATGTCCAGATCCGTTGGGTCGTTGCTCACTGGTGTGAGTTGACGGCTGTTCAGACATGCTTCTATTTGCGATAAAGCGTCGAAAACTCGTCTGGCGTTACTATGCTTGTCCCAAGAGTTCTCTTGAGATGGAACTTCATCGATTTCACCGCCGCTTCCCAGAGGCCCCCGAAATTGGGCGACCTCGGCGGTATGAACTTGAAGTGGATTCCTTCGTTTGCGGCCGCTTGCGGTATGGACCTTGTGAAAGCTTGCGAGTTGAAGAGCCGACGCAGTTGATCTAGTTCACGCTTCGCACCGACGAAATACCTTGCGTTGTCGCACATTATGATTTCTGGGTGCCCCCGACGAGCCACTAAACGTCGAAGAGCCGCGATAAATCCTTCGGTGGTTTGGTCTGATACCATCTCGATGTGTGTTGCTTTTGTAACCAAGCATATAAAAATAGCTACATAACATATGCGTATATCAGCTTTGCGATGAGGAAAGCGAATTTTGAAGGGACCACAATAGTCCACTCCTACTGAACGAATGGTGAAGCCGGAGTTACGCGCTTATGTGGCAGATCACCCATGAGTTGCTCCTCGGCTGTTGCCTTACGCGAAAACAGTTTACGCAGCTATGAACGACCTTTCTGCATAAGTTTTTCAGGCGAAGAGGCCAGAACCGCCCACGAATACTGGCAATCATTAATTGCGGCCCTGCGTGCAAGAGATTTCGATGATAGTGTTTTACAATCAACAATGACAACGGATGGTGGTTATCCAAAATTATAGGATGCTTTCTACTTGGAGAGACTGACGCATTTTCAAGCCGACCACCAACGACGAGTATTCCATTTACTAGGGCAGGATGAAGAGATTTCAACCTGGACGACGGAGAAACTTGTCCCCTCGATAATATTTCTTCCTTATCTTCGGCGAAGCTGTCGCTTTGAGCAAGGCGTACGAGTGCCAGCGTCGCTTCTTCACGTTCTTGATACGATAGGTAGCCTTTCCTTCTGCTTGCTGGGTTGCTACAGTTGTAGGTGAATCTTCGGCATAAAGCCGCAATCCGAACAAGTGCCAAAAAGCTTGATCGCAGTTTGAAGGTATCGTTGGGAACTTGAAGTTGTACGGGAACGGCAATAGTCGATTTTTTCTCCAATAACGATTGATCCAACTCTTCTGCATCCGTCGTATTTCCTTTTGGCCAAAAGTTGCGTGGATTCCTTAACCATTCTGGTCCGTGCCACCAGGTGTGATGATTTGCTAGCCTTTCTGGTGTCATTCCCCTGGATATAACATCTGCAGGGTTTTCAGATCCGGAGATGTGATTCCATGTTCCTGTTCTTGTAAGATGCTGAACTTCTGAGACCCTATTAGCGACAAACATCTGCCAGCGGGAAGGAGTTGAAGACAGCCAGCACTTCACAATGGTCGAGTCTGTCCAAAAGTACGGTTGTGCCTTGACCCGTAAGCTGTCGACAACCTTTTCGTAGACATGGCTCAGGAGAACTGCAGATGATAGCTCTAACCTTGGTATGctgattttcttccttttccgcTGCACATCATCGAGTGGTGCCACTCTAGATTTGGCCGTGATTAAGTTAACCGTAACCTGGCCATCGAATGAAGTGCACCGAAGATAAATACACGCACCATAGGCCTTCTCGGATGCGTCACAAAATCCATGGATTTCCAACGAAACGATACTGTTATCGAAAGCGAGCCACCGTGGAACCTTCAGGGTTGCTAGATCAGCTAAGTTGTGTCTGAAGTCCTTCCACCATTGCTGGAGATCTTCGCCAAGAGTTTCATTCCAAGAACATTTCTGTTTCCAGAGATTTTGAATAAATATCTTAGCTTGGACAACTACTGGTCCGACTAATCCAAGGGAATCAAATAGACGAGCAAAATCGGACAAGATGATACGCTTGTTAATCTCAGTAGAGTTGCTCCACTGAGGAACAGTGAACCGAAAATAGTCCGATCGAGGTTCCCATGAGAGTCCCAGGGTTTTAATGGTTGCTTTTGATGGCTCTAGTTCCAAGGATGTGCGGTCGTCCTTCAACGGTTCTGGGATAGCTGCTAATATTTCCGGACTGTTGGAACTCCATTTCCTTAAAGTGAATTTCGCTGTTTCTAATAGATGACTCAGCTCCTGATACAGCTTGATACCTTCCTCAACGCTATTGGCTCCCGTGAGCATGTCATCCACATAAAAGTCTTTGGACAGAATGCTTGAAGCCAAAGGATACTGCTGTGCTCCTTCTTCTGCCAAACGCTGGAGGCATTTGGTAGCCAGGTATGGGGCTGAGGACGTTCCGTAAGTAACGGTATTTAATTCGAAGGTTCTAATCGCCTCGGAGGAGGAGTCTCTCCATAGTATTCGTTGAAGCTGTTGATCCTCTGAAGCGATGTTGACCATCCTGTCATAGCCAAGATGTCTATATCCGCCACAATGGCGAACTTGTGTAGGCGAAAACGGAGGACGATTGACAAAAGCTCCTCCTGTACTACTGGACCAACCATGAGAGCTTCGTTCAGCGACACTCCAGACATTGTTGCGCAAGATGCGTCGAACACGACGCGAAGTTTGGTGGTGGTACTTTCAGGTCGAACTACGGCGTGGTGCGGCAAATAGTACGGATACGGTGCAATCTCTGGTACGTCAGGATCTACTTGGATTTCCTTCATGTGTCCCATTTCCAAATATTCGTGTATGAAACCGCTGTAATCCTCCTTCAACTTTGCATTTGCGTCTAACCGTCGCTCTAGTGCAGTAAAGCGACGAAGCGCAATTGATCGGGACTCGCCTAGACGATCGATTAGAAAAGGCTTTTTCGGAAGAGTTACCACAAACCTTCCTGAAACATCTCGTGTGGTTGTTTCGTTGTAAATTCTTTCACATTGCGATTCCTCTAGCGACATTGTGCTAGTAGTGCGACAAGATTCCAACTCCCAAAATCGTGTTAACAAATCATCCAATTTTTCTTCTGTACATGCGACAGCTGTGAGCGAGGTAGCAGTTCTGGAACTTTCGGAGACCTTTCCAGAAACGACCCATCCTAGTTGGGTGTTCTGCAGGACTGGGCCACCCTCTGCTAGTTTGAAATGCCCATCTACTAACAGATCGAAGAATATCTCCGCTCCAATTATGATATCGACTGTGCTGGGATAGTAGTACTCTGGATCGGCGAGGTTTATTCCCTTGGGAAAGGTCCATTTGCTGATATCGAGTTTGCTCAACGGTAAATCCGCTGTAACTTTTGGTAGGACATAAAACTGCATCAACACAGTATAGTGTGACACACGAGAATGAATCCAAGCAGTAATGGACTGCGTGGAGCAAGTGGCCGCCTGACCGATGCCTTTGATAGGTAGGCATTCTCGGCGgcgtttgaaattcaattttgagCCAGTCTTTGGGACATGAAACACAGTTGTGACCCTGAATCTAACAAAGCGCGTGCTATGGTGGTGTTTCCATTACCATCACTTATGTTTATCAAGGCCGTCGACAAAATAACAGTGTTTGGAAGTGTGTGTGTAGTGGACGAGAGGACTGTATTGTAGCTAGTAGAAGAGTGGTCAGTGGTATGTGGTTGGCTAGTACTTGCGAATGTTGTTCGTGTTTGGCTAGTGGCGGCCTCGTTTGAAGCATTCATTTGCTGAGGTGATATTGAGTTGTTAGCTTGGAGTTTCGATGAGTTTTGTGGTGGTGACGAATTAGGTGCTTGCGTTTTCTTACCTGTCTGCGAGCTTGACTGTTGCGCTGGTCTTGACTGTGACACTGAAGGGGGTACAGAATGCAGAAGAGTGTGATGGTTTCTTCCACAGGTGTGACAAGATCCTTTAGTGCAGAATCTTGCTATATGACCAGGTGATAGGCAGTTTAGGCACAGAGATTTCCGTTTTGCCTCCTCCGCTCGCTCCGAAATCTTCATCTTGCAAAATCTGCTGCACTTGAAAGCAGAATGTGCTTGTTCGCAGCAAAACGGACAAACTGCAACTTGTTGAATTCCCGAGTGACTCAGGACCGATGAACGATATTGCTTCTTAGATTCTCCTTGACTTGAACGACTCGAACTGATGCTTCGCAGAACCAGACATTGTTCCTTAAGATAACTGATAAGATCCTTGTACCGTGGAATCTGAGTTGAGTGGTAGTGATTTTCCCAGTTTCTCAAGGTGTTTGAATCCAGTCGTTGGCACACCATGTGCTGCAGAATGGTGCTCATCCTTCCGTATTTTCGCCAAGCTTATCCAACATCATTAAGTTGGTTTCGAACTCGCCTACCACACGATTCAGTTGCTCATAGGATTCCTTGCCCATGGGCTTCACAGCAAACAATGCGTCGATGTATGATTTAGCAATCAACTTCTTATTGTCATAAGTATCATGCAACGTTTTCCAAGCTAATAGGATAGTTTGCTGCTGCAAATTCAATTGACGCGATTTCCTAAGCGCATCACCAGCTAACGAAGAGCGTAAGTAAGTGAACTTATCAATGGGAGGTAGATGTTCGTTGCCATGGATCATGCTGATGAATGAATCTCGGAATGTGATCCACTCTCGCAGCTTTCCGCTAAATGAAGGTAATTTGAGCTCGGGCAATTTGACTCTCAGCTGCATGTCGGAGCCAGCCGAAGCACGATTCGAAGGTACGACTGAAGCTTTGCTTGTTCCAGCTGGAATGGAAAACGCCAACATCGACTGCTTCACTTGGTAGTATTCATTCTCGAACTCCAGGATTAATTTTGCGTTCTCCTGCTCTCGCTGTTCGATCGTGGATATCCGCAGAGCTTTTTGTTCTTCTTCTGTTTCCACGGTCTCCGTGAAGT
The nucleotide sequence above comes from Armigeres subalbatus isolate Guangzhou_Male chromosome 3, GZ_Asu_2, whole genome shotgun sequence. Encoded proteins:
- the LOC134223143 gene encoding uncharacterized protein LOC134223143, whose translation is MLTGANSVEEGIKLYQELSHLLETAKFTLRKWSSNSPEILAAIPEPLKDDRTSLELEPSKATIKTLGLSWEPRSDYFRFTVPQWSNSTEINKRIILSDFARLFDSLGLVGPVVVQAKIFIQNLWKQKCSWNETLGEDLQQWWKDFRHNLADLATLKVPRWLAFDNSIVSLEIHGFCDASEKAYGACIYLRCTSFDGQVTVNLITAKSRVAPLDDVQRKRKKISIPRLELSSAVLLSHVYEKVVDSLRVKAQPYFWTDSTIVKCWLSSTPSRWQMFVANRVSEVQHLTRTGTWNHISGSENPADVISRGMTPERLANHHTWWHGPEWLRNPRNFWPKGNTTDAEELDQSLLEKKSTIAVPVQLQVPNDTFKLRSSFLALVRIAALCRRFTYNCSNPASRRKGYLSYQEREEATLALVRLAQSDSFAEDKEEILSRGQVSPSSRLKSLHPALGRN
- the LOC134223144 gene encoding uncharacterized protein LOC134223144 — protein: MRMTKLDDIYEKFLDVRLQIEVITDDQEEDHFTETVETEEEQKALRISTIEQREQENAKLILEFENEYYQVKQSMLAFSIPAGTSKASVVPSNRASAGSDMQLRVKLPELKLPSFSGKLREWITFRDSFISMIHGNEHLPPIDKFTYLRSSLAGDALRKSRQLNLQQQTILLAWKTLHDTYDNKKLIAKSYIDALFAVKPMGKESYEQLNRVVGEFETNLMMLDKLGENTEG